One Vanacampus margaritifer isolate UIUO_Vmar chromosome 20, RoL_Vmar_1.0, whole genome shotgun sequence DNA window includes the following coding sequences:
- the LOC144040595 gene encoding uncharacterized protein LOC144040595 has product MLSISLSLFLPLNTSLPLAPAGSSLLSPRPENNKLPFLEWTPRREAGGRGQLFFVSPASVPIRPAPHPLFSDWDQPPPSFQGALPTTGRGREITTSQFATDPQEGIRAERAQEGEGILEVRQERQHPGLQKKEEKRPQFSL; this is encoded by the coding sequence ATGCtctccatttctctctctctcttcctccctctCAACACGTCTCTCCCATTGGCCCCCGCCGGCTCCTCACTTCTTTCGCCGCGGCCAGAAAACAACAAGCTTCCTTTCCTTGAATGGACCCCGAGAAGGGAAGCCGGCGGGAGAggacagcttttttttgtttcgccAGCATCAGTACCAATTCGTCCGGCGCCGCATCCCCTGTTTTCCGACTGGGATCAACCTCCTCCTTCTTTTCAGGGAGCTCTTCCTACAACTGGGAGGGGGAGGGAGATCACCACCTCCCAGTTTGCCACGGACCCTCAGGAAGGCATCAGGGCTGAAAGAGCGCAGGAAGGGGAGGGAATTTTAGAGGTGCGCCAGGAGAGGCAACACCCTGGGTTacagaaaaaggaagaaaagcgG